A genomic segment from Syntrophorhabdales bacterium encodes:
- a CDS encoding D-alanine--D-alanine ligase codes for MNRQELKGKKIGVLMGGLSSEREISLRSGNAILESLVRSGYGAIAVDVDRDIAKRLRQEAIEVAFIALHGRWGEDGTIQGLLEILGIPYTGSGVLGSSVSMDKAIMKLLLKSLGVATPEYVVCRSPEEAHFPLPLVVKPAREGSTIGISIVREEKEKKDALTSAFRFDSKLLLERYIAGREITIGIVNGTALPVVEVRPASGFYDFTAKYTKGMTEYLVPAKLDERVEREAYDQALRIWNSWELAGCVRIDMLLDGETPSVIDVNTSPGMTESSLVPKAWAHLGRSFDELVEEILMKAGLKA; via the coding sequence GGAACTGAAAGGAAAGAAGATAGGTGTCTTGATGGGTGGCCTTTCATCAGAAAGGGAAATTTCTCTGCGTTCAGGCAACGCCATCCTGGAGAGCCTTGTCCGCAGCGGCTACGGAGCGATTGCCGTTGATGTTGACAGGGATATTGCAAAACGGCTGCGCCAGGAAGCCATCGAGGTTGCCTTTATCGCTTTGCACGGCAGGTGGGGAGAGGACGGCACCATACAGGGGCTCCTCGAGATCCTCGGGATCCCCTATACCGGATCTGGCGTTCTTGGTTCGTCGGTCTCAATGGATAAAGCGATCATGAAGCTCCTGCTTAAGAGTCTCGGTGTGGCAACGCCTGAATACGTAGTCTGCAGATCACCCGAAGAAGCACATTTCCCGCTGCCTCTTGTGGTCAAGCCGGCACGCGAGGGTTCCACCATAGGGATATCGATTGTCAGGGAAGAAAAAGAAAAGAAGGATGCTTTGACAAGCGCGTTCCGTTTTGATAGCAAGCTACTGCTCGAAAGGTATATTGCCGGCAGAGAGATCACGATTGGCATCGTCAACGGTACTGCTCTCCCTGTCGTGGAAGTAAGGCCTGCCAGCGGCTTTTACGATTTCACTGCAAAATATACGAAAGGCATGACGGAATACCTTGTGCCGGCCAAACTCGACGAGCGTGTAGAAAGGGAAGCATATGACCAGGCACTTCGCATCTGGAACTCGTGGGAGCTCGCAGGATGCGTGCGCATAGATATGTTGCTCGATGGAGAGACCCCGAGCGTTATCGACGTGAATACTTCTCCTGGCATGACAGAGTCTTCGCTTGTTCCAAAAGCGTGGGCGCACCTCG